The genomic segment CAAGTAACCAGGTTCCTTTTAGTACTGTctgtaaattgttttttttatttatgggtagtaaccagGTTCCTaacttttgtatgtttatttattttttgtagcatATAAATGTATGTTTTTATTACCTGAGGAAGAAGATTAAGCTGGTTGATGGTTTGAACAAGAGGGTTACAACTACAGACTCTTGGTTTGATGCAACTATCAAGGGTTTGTATGATAACTTTGTGGCAGCCAAATGTGATTCAAGCATCATTCGTTTTGATAATCTAATTTCAGATTACATTATTGGTGAATATTTGTTTTGTAACACTCCTTGGGTGGATGTGGATCATGTTCTTTTTCCTGTGCATGTGAAGGTTCAGTTGCATTGGGTTTTTATTCACTTTTCCATTAAGAGTAGGATGTTAACTGTCTACAATTCTTTGACGGGGAAGAAGAATGAGAGTATTGCTTTGCCATATGTGAAGGCTTACTCTGTTGTTTTACCATATTTTCTagattttcttgatttttattgTTCTATGAAAGATTTGGACTTGAATGTTGGTCCATATTCTGTTGGGAAGAAGGATCCAATTGATTTTAACTTTGCCAAAGACTTGCCATTTCAAGAGGATAAGTAAGTAACTGGTTTTTTGTatattgttgtttatttttctattttgtttgtttttaagtAATTTCATATTCTGTTTTTAAGTAAGTAACTGTTTTTTGCAGTGATTGTGGAGTATTTGTTATCAAGTATGCTGATTTGTTTATTCATGGGAAGATTGATGACATCCCGAAGAACATGGCTGCCAAAATTGCTACCTATCGTGATTATCTTGCCATTAACTTGTATAGTCATGCAAAAAAGAAGCAGATTGGTGGGTACAAGACAGAAGATGATGCTCCATCAAAGAAATCAAAGAGGAGGAGAAATTATAAGTAGAGatgttggagtttttttttttttagctgtATTAACGACCATGTCTTTTTTTTCTTTCGTTGTTTAATAATGAAGTTGTGGTTTGTAACTGGGTACTGTTTTAGTACTGGACTTatgtatggttttttttttttttttttggtcaatgTAAAGAATTGGTTTCAACTTTTGgcttaatataaagttttttttaatgtatattattttaatgtgtatgtttttttattcaatagtgttggagtttttttttttttttaaagtgtgaAGATATTGTGatgtacatgttttttttttcatacagGTTTCAATTATTATTGTATGAAGATGGTGTAGCCGGTTACTTCTGTGATAGATTGTAAAAGCTATATGTTTCAGGTAACTGGTTACTGTTTCTTtagtttttatttctattttttaaattattttttatttttttatgtttgttgtttttttttttgtgtgaacGATTTCTGATTATATAACTAGGTTTTTAAAGTAGttggttttattaatatatagttgTTTGTTAAAATTTCTTATAGTGATTgctttttgttttttatatttttatgtgttgtaaccaggtacttgaattttcaatttttgaatatcTTGTGTTGGAACCTAGAAGTTGAGTATCaagtttataatattttatgtttttttgttttttgtgaaAGATTTGTGGTTTTATAATTAGGTTTTTAAATCGTTGGTTACATGTATATGTAGTTGTTTGTTAAATTTACTTATAgtatctgtttttttttctttctataatatgtgttgtaaccaggtacttgagtATCCAGATTTGGAATATCTTTGTGTTTGGAACCATGAAGTTGAGTATCAAGTTTATAAAATGTAAAATGTTTAAAAAGTTTGTACTTTTATTGAAGTAGAAAACATTAGGATACAATTTTATTACATCAAATGAAAATATTGAAATTGTAGTATATCTATTCTTTAGAAAATTATTTGTCTATTTTCTTTGACTTTGTTGTGTT from the Humulus lupulus chromosome X, drHumLupu1.1, whole genome shotgun sequence genome contains:
- the LOC133804000 gene encoding uncharacterized protein LOC133804000, which gives rise to MDYSFVKIYEKMWFYKLQTCGEELMDTHINVCFYYLRKKIKLVDGLNKRVTTTDSWFDATIKGLYDNFVAAKCDSSIIRFDNLISDYIIGEYLFCNTPWVDVDHVLFPVHVKVQLHWVFIHFSIKSRMLTVYNSLTGKKNESIALPYVKAYSVVLPYFLDFLDFYCSMKDLDLNVGPYSVGKKDPIDFNFAKDLPFQEDK